A genomic region of Clarias gariepinus isolate MV-2021 ecotype Netherlands chromosome 23, CGAR_prim_01v2, whole genome shotgun sequence contains the following coding sequences:
- the LOC128511433 gene encoding aerolysin-like protein isoform X2, producing MSYLVPVQIIGGQQGSSIRFNGAENGSTLKKIWVWAGGWQIKAIKAWLTDGQCNEFGKRGGKFFEFEFEDGEHITSLSLWGNGAGTRLGAIKFKTNRSREFFPCMTDWGLKTEYPIDVGSGICTGFIGKAGADIDCLGFMFINTIKSTVLTNVYYPTLHSVIPSVNVEEIKSMNYKNETSDTQEYKIETSKTIIKKSSWSVTNKLEMTFNMEVKAVIPMVLEVSSGFSFSVGSESTYGLENSEEKTETFSFPVKVRPGKSVVVDITIGRATVDLPYTGTVQITCCNNSVLQFPTSGTYKGLTYTDAKAVVKESE from the coding sequence GGAAGTTCAATTAGGTTCAATGGCGCTGAAAATGGATCCACACTGAAAAAGATCTGGGTGTGGGCCGGTGGCTGGCAGATAAAAGCCATCAAGGCATGGCTAACTGATGGCCAGTGCAACGAGTTTGGAAAACGTGGAGGAAAgttttttgaatttgaatttgaagatgGTGAGCATATCACCTCTCTTTCGCTTTGGGGAAATGGAGCTGGAACACGCCTGGGTGCCATCAAATTCAAGACCAATCGCTCCCGGGAGTTCTTTCCATGTATGACAGACTGGGGACTAAAAACAGAATATCCAATTGATGTTGGTTCTGGAATCTGCACGGGATTCATTGGAAAAGCTGGTGCAGATATTGATTGCTTAGGCTTCATGTTCATCAACACAATCAAGTCTACTGTGCTCACAAATGTTTACTATCCCACACTTCATAGTGTGATACCCAGTGTGAATGTTGAGGAAATTAAATCTATGAATTATAAGAATGAAACTAGTGATACTCAAGAATATAAGATAGAAACCTCaaaaacaatcataaaaaaGTCCTCCTGGTCTGTTACCAACAAGCTTGAAATGACATTCAACATGGAAGTGAAAGCAGTAATTCCAATGGTTTTAGAAGTATCAAGTGGATTCAGTTTCTCAGTGGGTAGTGAGAGCACATATGGTTTAGAGAACAGTGAGGAGAAAACTGAGACGTTCTCGTTTCCTGTCAAAGTCCGCCCAGGCAAATCTGTGGTTGTGGACATTACAATTGGCCGAGCAACAGTTGATCTCCCCTACACTGGCACAGTACAGATTACCTGCTGTAATAATAGTGTGCTACAGTTTCCAACCAGTGGAACCTACAAAGGTCTCACTTACACTGATGCAAAAGCAGTTGTGAAAGAATCAGAATAA
- the LOC128511433 gene encoding aerolysin-like protein isoform X1 translates to MSLMSLFSAVRIHSQCQIMSYLVPVQIIGGQQGSSIRFNGAENGSTLKKIWVWAGGWQIKAIKAWLTDGQCNEFGKRGGKFFEFEFEDGEHITSLSLWGNGAGTRLGAIKFKTNRSREFFPCMTDWGLKTEYPIDVGSGICTGFIGKAGADIDCLGFMFINTIKSTVLTNVYYPTLHSVIPSVNVEEIKSMNYKNETSDTQEYKIETSKTIIKKSSWSVTNKLEMTFNMEVKAVIPMVLEVSSGFSFSVGSESTYGLENSEEKTETFSFPVKVRPGKSVVVDITIGRATVDLPYTGTVQITCCNNSVLQFPTSGTYKGLTYTDAKAVVKESE, encoded by the coding sequence GGAAGTTCAATTAGGTTCAATGGCGCTGAAAATGGATCCACACTGAAAAAGATCTGGGTGTGGGCCGGTGGCTGGCAGATAAAAGCCATCAAGGCATGGCTAACTGATGGCCAGTGCAACGAGTTTGGAAAACGTGGAGGAAAgttttttgaatttgaatttgaagatgGTGAGCATATCACCTCTCTTTCGCTTTGGGGAAATGGAGCTGGAACACGCCTGGGTGCCATCAAATTCAAGACCAATCGCTCCCGGGAGTTCTTTCCATGTATGACAGACTGGGGACTAAAAACAGAATATCCAATTGATGTTGGTTCTGGAATCTGCACGGGATTCATTGGAAAAGCTGGTGCAGATATTGATTGCTTAGGCTTCATGTTCATCAACACAATCAAGTCTACTGTGCTCACAAATGTTTACTATCCCACACTTCATAGTGTGATACCCAGTGTGAATGTTGAGGAAATTAAATCTATGAATTATAAGAATGAAACTAGTGATACTCAAGAATATAAGATAGAAACCTCaaaaacaatcataaaaaaGTCCTCCTGGTCTGTTACCAACAAGCTTGAAATGACATTCAACATGGAAGTGAAAGCAGTAATTCCAATGGTTTTAGAAGTATCAAGTGGATTCAGTTTCTCAGTGGGTAGTGAGAGCACATATGGTTTAGAGAACAGTGAGGAGAAAACTGAGACGTTCTCGTTTCCTGTCAAAGTCCGCCCAGGCAAATCTGTGGTTGTGGACATTACAATTGGCCGAGCAACAGTTGATCTCCCCTACACTGGCACAGTACAGATTACCTGCTGTAATAATAGTGTGCTACAGTTTCCAACCAGTGGAACCTACAAAGGTCTCACTTACACTGATGCAAAAGCAGTTGTGAAAGAATCAGAATAA
- the abhd6a gene encoding monoacylglycerol lipase ABHD6, whose amino-acid sequence MDLDVVNMFIIAGGTLAIPILAFVASFLFWPAALIKIYHWYWRRRLGLQVDYAEQDGYCFCYTHRGKPGSRPSVLMLHGFSGNKDMWLGVVKFFPSNVHLVCVDMPGHEGTTRTSAVDYSIEGQVKRIHQFVESIHLNKKPFHLVGTSMGGCVAGVYAARYPSDLSSVTLICPAGLKNAQESEFVRRLRDMENSKDVQSIPLIPSTPEEMEEMLKLCSFVRFKIPYQILQGLVKVRIPHNSFYREVFMELVEEKSRHCLHENMHLLTTPLQVIWGKQDQVLDVSGASILADTVPGCQVDLLDNCGHSVVMERPRKAAHLIMDFITRQQSSGSGSSKKLS is encoded by the exons ATGGATCTGGATGTGGTGAACATGTTTATCATCGCTGGAGGCACTCTCGCAATCCCCATTTTAGCTTTTGTGGcttcttttctgttttggcCAGCGGCACTTATTAAGATTTATCACTG GTATTGGAGGAGGAGACTGGGGCTGCAGGTGGACTATGCAGAACAGGATGGATATTGCTTCTGTTACACACACCGTGGGAAACCCGGAAGTCGGCCGTCGGTCCTCATGCTGCATGGCTTTTCTGGTAACAAGGACATGTGGCTAGGTGTGGTTAAG ttcttTCCATCCAACGTTCATCTGGTGTGTGTTGACATGCCTGGCCATGAAGGCACGACACGCACTAGTGCAGTGGACTACTCTATTGAGGGCCAAGTCAAAAGGATACATCAg TTTGTAGAAAGCATTCATCTGAATAAGAAGCCTTTTCACCTAGTGGGTACGTCCATGGGTGGCTGTGTAGCCGGGGTTTATGCTGCTCGCTATCCCTCAGATCTCTCCAGTGTCACACTGATCTGTCCTGCTG gATTGAAAAATGCCCAGGAGAGTGAGTTTGTGAGACGTCTGAGAGACATGGAAAACAGTAAGGATGTCCAAAGCATCCCTCTCATTCCGTCGACTCCAGAGGAGATGGAGGAAATGCTGAAACTGTGCTCTTTTGTGCGCTTTAAGATCCCTTATCAG atCCTTCAGGGATTGGTCAAAGTCCGTATTCCGCACAACAGCTTCTACCGTGAAG TGTTCATGGAGTTAGTAGAAGAAAAATCGAGACACTGCCTGCATGAGAACATGCATCTCCTAACAACACCGCTTCAAGTCATTTGGGGGAAACAGGATCAG GTGCTGGATGTATCCGGTGCATCTATATTGGCTGACACAGTGCCTGGATGCCAGGTCGATCTGTTAGACAACTGCGGCCATTCTGTGGTGATGGAGCGTCCTCGGAAAGCTGCTCATCTCATCATGGACTTCATCACGCGTCAGCAGAGTTCCGGGAGCGGTAGCAGCAAAAAGCTCTCCTGA